From the genome of Bos indicus x Bos taurus breed Angus x Brahman F1 hybrid chromosome 14, Bos_hybrid_MaternalHap_v2.0, whole genome shotgun sequence, one region includes:
- the PCMTD1 gene encoding protein-L-isoaspartate O-methyltransferase domain-containing protein 1 isoform X2, translating into MKILLKVGGILVMPIEDQLTQIMRTGQNTWESKNILAVSFAPLVQPSKNDNGKPDSVGLPPCAVRNLQDLARIYIRRTLRNFINDEMQAKGIPQRAPPKRKRKRVKQRINTYVFVGNQLIPQPLDSEEDEKMEEDKEEEEKEPGEALKPEEPPQNLLREKIMKLPLPESLKAYLTYFREK; encoded by the exons TTAACACAAATTATGCGAACTGGACAGAACACTTGGGAAAGTAAAAACATCCTTGCTGTGTCATTTGCTCCACTTGTGCAGCCAAGTAAGAATGACAACGGCAAGCCAGACTCTGTGGGCCTCC CCCCCTGTGCTGTCAGGAACCTGCAGGACTTGGCTCGCATTTACATCCGACGCACACTTAGGAATTTCATAAACGATGAGATGCAGGCCAAGGGGATTCCTCAGAGGGCTCCGCCCAAAAGGAAGAGGAAGCGGGTCAAGCAGAGGATTAACACTTACGTCTTTGTGGGCAACCAACTCATCCCCCAGCCTCTCGACAGTGAGGAGGatgagaagatggaggaagacaaagaggaggaggagaaggagccggGTGAAGCCTTGAAGCCGGAGGAGCCACCCCAAAACCTGCTGCGGGAGAAGATCATGAAGCTGCCCCTGCCAGAGTCTCTAAAAGCCTACTTGACATACTTCAGGGAGAAGTAG